A single Phragmites australis chromosome 4, lpPhrAust1.1, whole genome shotgun sequence DNA region contains:
- the LOC133916177 gene encoding leucine-rich repeat receptor protein kinase HPCA1-like gives MEAALGCSERMMGGAAALAVAVVLLACARACHGMTDSQDTTVLRALMDQWHNAPPTWGQSDDPCGDSPWEGVTCGNSKVISIKLSTMGIKGVLAADIGQLSDLQSLDLSFNKELGGVLTPTIGNLKQLTTLILAGCSFHGTIPDELGSLPKLSYMALNSNQFSGKIPASLGNLSSLYWFDIADNQLSGPLPISTSGGMGLNKLIKTKHFHFNKNQLSGPIPDALFSPEMTLIHLLFDGNRLTGSIPDSLGLVSTLEVVRLDRNSLSGPVPSNLNNLTNVNELNLANNQLTGPLPDLSAMSLLNYVDLSNNTFDPSPSPPWFWKLPQLSALIIQSGRLYGSVPTRLFSSPQLQQVILDDNALNGTLDMGRSISSELSIVSLKDNEFSSFTVTASYNGTLALAGNPVCERLPNTPYCNLTQRPLASPYSTSLVKCFSGSCPSGQSLSPQSCACAYPYQGVLYFRAPFFRDVTNNTAFQALESMLWTKLVLTPGSVYLQDPFFNSDSYMQVQVKLFPSGSSAYFNRSEVMRIGFDLSNQTFKPPKVFGPYYFIASPYPFPENGSSSKSKGVIIGIAVGCGVLFVALAGAAVYGFLQRRRAQKAKEELGGPFASWARSEERGGAPRLKGARWFSYEELKRSTNNFAEANELGFGGYGKVYRGMLPTGQFIAIKRAQQGSMQGGHEFKTEIELLSRVHHKNLVGLVGFCFEQGEQMLVYEFMSGGTLRDSLSWKSGLHLDWKKRLRLALGAARGLAYLHELADPPIIHRDVKSSNILMDEHLTAKVADFGLSKLVSDSERGHVSIQVKGTLGYLDPEYYMSQQLTEKSDVYSFGVVLLELIIAKQPIEKGKYIVREVKRAFDVSDTEFCGLKDMIDARIMNTDHLAAFSKFVQLALKCVDEVAAARPSMSEVVKEIEMMLQSEGLSSASTSASTSATDFNVTKGAPCHPYNDPLPKKDKDMSTDSFDYSGGYSFQSKIEPK, from the exons ATGGAGGCAGCACTTGGGTGCAGTGAGAGGATGATGGGAGGAGCGGCGGCTCTTGCTGTGGCCGTGGTGCTCTTGGCGTGTGCCCGAGCATGCCATGGCATGACAGATAGCCAGGACA CTACTGTTCTCCGGGCGTTGATGGATCAGTGGCATAACGCGCCGCCGACCTGGGGGCAGTCCGACGACCCCTGCGGCGATTCGCCATGGGAAGGAGTAACATGCGGCAACAGCAAAGTGATCTCCAT AAAATTGTCCACCATGGGCATCAAAGGAGTTCTAGCTGCTGACATAGGGCAACTGAGTGACCTGCAATCCCT GGATCTCTCATTCAATAAGGAACTTGGCGGCGTGCTCACTCCGACGATTGGAAACTTGAAGCAGCTTACCACCTT GATTTTGGCCGGTTGCAGTTTCCATGGCACCATCCCGGATGAGCTAGGGAGTTTGCCAAAGTTGTCCTACAT GGCATTGAACTCAAACCAGTTCTCTGGTAAAATACCAGCTTCACTGGGAAATCTCTCCAGCCTCTATTGGTTTGATATTGCCGACAATCAACTGAGCGGTCCCTTGCCGATTTCGACAAGTGGTGGAATGGGTCTAAACAAGCTTATCAAAACCAAACACTT TCACTTCAACAAGAACCAATTGTCTGGTCCAATCCCTGATGCTCTCTTCAGCCCTGAGATGACACTGATCCATCT GCTCTTCGATGGAAATAGATTGACCGGGAGTATCCCAGACTCTCTTGGACTTGTTAGTACACTTGAAGTTGT CCGGCTGGACAGAAACTCCCTCTCTGGCCCAGTTCCATCAAATCTGAATAATCTCACCAATGTAAATGAGCT CAACTTGGCAAACAACCAGCTCACCGGGCCATTGCCAGATCTATCTGCAATGTCTCTTCTCAATTACGT TGATCTGAGCAACAATACCTTTGATCCTTCCCCGAGCCCGCCATGGTTTTGGAAGTTGCCACAGCTCTCGGCTCT GATCATACAGTCTGGAAGGCTCTACGGATCGGTGCCGACAAGGCTGTTCAGCAGCCCGCAGCTGCAGCAAGT GATCCTCGACGACAACGCGTTGAACGGCACACTGGACATGGGCAGGAGCATCAGCAGCGAGCTGAGCATCGTGAGCTTGAAGGACAACGAGTTCTCCTCCTTCACGGTGACCGCCAGCTACAACGGCACCCTTGC GCTGGCCGGGAACCCGGTGTGCGAGCGCCTGCCGAACACGCCGTACTGCAACCTGACGCAGCGGCCGTTGGCGTCGCCGTACTCGACGAGCCTGGTGAAGTGCTTCTCCGGGTCGTGCCCGTCGGGGCAGAGCCTGAGCCCGCAGAGCTGCGCGTGCGCGTACCCGTACCAGGGCGTCCTGTACTTCCGCGCGCCCTTCTTCCGGGACGTGACCAACAACACCGCGTTCCAGGCGCTGGAGAGCATGCTGTGGACCAAGCTGGTCCTCACGCCGGGCTCCGTCTACCTGCAAGACCCCTTCTTCAACAGCGACTCCTACATGCAGGTGCAGGTCAAGCTCTTCCCCTCCGGCAGCAGCGCATACTTCAACCGCTCCGAGGTCATGCGCATCGGCTTCGACCTCAGTAACCAGACCTTCAAGCCGCCCAAGGTGTTCGGACCCTACTACTTCATCGCCTCGCCGTATCCATTCCCAG AGAACGGGTCGTCGTCAAAGAGCAAGGGCGTGATCATTGGCATAGCGGTGGGCTGCGGCGTCCTGTTCGTTGCGCTCGCCGGAGCGGCCGTCTACGGGTTCCTGCAGAGGCGGCGGGCGCAGAaggcgaaggaggagctcgGCGGGCCTTTTG CGTCGTGGGCTCGAAGCGAAGAGAGGGGAGGTGCGCCGCGGTTGAAAGGGGCGAGGTGGTTCTCCTACGAGGAGCTCAAGAGAAGCACCAACAACTTCGCCGAAGCAAACGAGCTCGGCTTCGGAGGGTACGGCAAGGTTTACAGGGGAATGCTGCCGACGGGGCAGTTCATCGCCATCAAGAGGGCGCAGCAAGGGTCCATGCAGGGCGGGCACGAGTTCAAGACCGAGATCGAGCTGCTCTCGCGCGTGCACCACAAGAACCTCGTCGGCCTCGTCGGCTTCTGCTTCGAGCAGGGGGAGCAGATGCTCGTCTACGAGTTCATGTCCGGTGGCACGCTGCGCGACAGCCTCTCCT GGAAGAGCGGGCTGCATCTCGACTGGAAAAAGCGGCTCCGGCTAGCGCTTGGAGCGGCGCGCGGGCTGGCCTACCTCCACGAGCTCGCCGACCCGCCCATCATCCACCGGGACGTCAAGTCCAGCAACATCCTCATGGACGAGCATCTCACGGCCAAGGTTGCCGACTTCGGCCTCTCCAAGTTGGTGTCGGATAGCGAGAGGGGGCATGTCAGTATCCAAGTCAAAGGAACACTG GGCTATCTGGATCCTGAATATTACATGTCTCAGCAACTGACCGAGAAGagcgacgtgtacagcttcggtGTTGTGCTGCTCGAACTGATCATCGCGAAGCAGCCGATCGAGAAGGGCAAGTACATAGTCCGCGAGGTGAAGAGGGCGTTCGACGTCTCCGACACCGAGTTCTGCGGACTCAAGGACATGATAGACGCCAGGATCATGAACACCGATCATCTCGCGGCGTTCAGCAAGTTTGTTCAGCTGGCCCTCAAATGCGTCGACGAAGTGGCTGCAGCCCGGCCGTCGATGAGCGAAGTCGTCAAGGAGATCGAGATGATGCTGCAGAGCGAGGGGCTCAGCAGTGCCTCGACGTCCGCCTCAACATCCGCAACCGATTTCAACGTCACAAAGGGGGCTCCTTGCCATCCTTACAACGATCCTCTCCCAAAGAAGGACAAGGACATGAGCACTGACTCGTTCGACTACAGCGGAGGGTATTCCTTCCAATCCAAGATCGAACCAAAGTAG